Proteins encoded in a region of the Caldilineales bacterium genome:
- a CDS encoding tetratricopeptide repeat protein, whose product MIPTGSVTFLFTDIEGSTRLAQQHGRAWEALRARHHAILREAIAGQGGYVFQIIGDAFCAAFHTARAAVAAAVGAQRGLQTEAWEGAVIRVRMGIHTGSAELQANGEYQGYLTLSRVQRLMSAGHGGQVLLSHAATELAAEDLPEGVSLRDLGEHRLKDFPRPERIFQLDIQGLVSDFPPPKTLAARRHNLPAQLTSFIGREAELAEVTGAVQSHRLVTLTGAGGTGKTRLSLQVAAGLLDAFPDGVWFIELASLSDPDLIPHTILLTLRLNEQPGKPALQSLIEALAETTTLLILDNCEHLIEACARLTAALLAVAPRLHILASSREALGVGGEMAWHLPSLALPDPRHLPPLDQFIRFEAVRLFADRAALAQPHFLPAPDNAPAIAQICARLDGIPLAIELAAARVKTLSVEQIAARLDDRFRLLTGGSRTALPRQQTLRALIDWSYNLLSGPEKTLFRRLAVFVGGWTLEAAEQVCAFETEALDVLDLLSHLVDKSLVIADDGAGAVRYRLLETTRQYALEVLLATNETGTCRDQHLGFFLTLAEAAEPALHGPQQAQWMARLAREHDNLAAALEWSLSAEPHFGLRMAGALTDYWDTHGHLSEGRKWLEATLAATASLPPTLARVKAIFGLVVLASRQGDIPLSLRLVDESLALARSLGDKAGIANGLHMLGMVKIYFENAIDEAERLFGDALAIRREIGDRRGIGQALGPLASCALNRYDYALAEQWYAESLALFREVGDDREVAGALWNLAEVAWWRRDYRASRARAEDSLAVYRTLEDTHGIATALRTLSQAAANQGERAQALDAARQSVAAFRHLEDRSCLGLALAVLARQLLAVGDLPAAEATAHEAAATLTEVGDKIAAAGAMDVWGRVALRRGDLDAARGHFQDGLALQQEVNNRHSTPSLLEGLAAWHLAHAPAPGALPSGSEPGPWAGEEEAIRLLAEAEALRASLPLARAEVERVELSAVAAVGALAALRQLSAWKAS is encoded by the coding sequence ATGATCCCCACCGGCTCCGTCACCTTCCTCTTTACCGATATCGAGGGTAGCACGCGCCTGGCCCAGCAACACGGCCGGGCGTGGGAGGCTCTGCGAGCGCGGCACCACGCCATCTTGCGGGAGGCCATCGCCGGCCAGGGCGGTTATGTCTTCCAAATCATCGGCGATGCGTTCTGCGCCGCCTTTCACACCGCCAGGGCGGCGGTGGCGGCGGCGGTTGGGGCGCAGCGGGGTCTGCAAACCGAAGCCTGGGAGGGGGCCGTCATTCGGGTGCGGATGGGCATTCACACCGGCAGCGCCGAACTGCAGGCCAATGGCGAATACCAGGGCTATCTGACCTTGAGCCGCGTGCAGCGGCTGATGTCGGCGGGACATGGCGGTCAGGTCTTGCTCTCGCACGCAGCCACAGAACTGGCCGCCGAGGACCTGCCGGAGGGGGTGAGCCTGCGCGACCTGGGCGAACACCGGCTGAAGGATTTTCCCCGGCCCGAACGTATCTTCCAGCTCGACATCCAGGGCCTTGTCTCCGACTTCCCGCCTCCGAAGACGCTGGCCGCTCGCCGCCATAACCTGCCTGCCCAACTGACCAGCTTCATCGGTCGCGAGGCGGAGCTGGCCGAGGTCACGGGGGCGGTGCAGAGCCATCGTCTGGTCACACTCACGGGCGCGGGCGGGACAGGGAAGACGCGCCTCTCGTTGCAGGTGGCTGCCGGTCTGCTCGATGCCTTTCCCGACGGCGTTTGGTTCATCGAACTTGCATCTTTGTCCGACCCCGACCTGATCCCGCACACCATTCTTTTGACCCTGCGCCTGAACGAGCAGCCCGGCAAGCCGGCGCTGCAATCCTTGATCGAAGCGTTGGCCGAGACTACCACACTCCTGATCCTGGATAACTGCGAGCATCTAATCGAAGCCTGCGCTCGTCTGACCGCCGCCCTGCTTGCGGTCGCGCCCCGACTGCACATCCTGGCTTCCAGTCGCGAAGCCCTGGGCGTGGGTGGTGAGATGGCCTGGCACCTACCCTCGCTCGCCCTGCCCGACCCCCGCCATCTGCCGCCGCTCGACCAGTTTATCCGCTTCGAGGCCGTGCGCCTGTTCGCCGACCGGGCTGCACTTGCCCAACCTCACTTCCTCCCCGCGCCCGACAACGCCCCCGCCATCGCCCAGATCTGCGCCCGGCTGGATGGCATCCCCCTGGCCATCGAGCTGGCGGCGGCGCGGGTGAAGACGCTCAGCGTCGAGCAGATCGCCGCCCGGCTGGACGACCGTTTTCGCTTGCTGACCGGTGGCAGTCGCACGGCCTTGCCCCGCCAGCAAACCCTGCGCGCCCTCATCGACTGGAGCTACAACCTGCTTTCGGGGCCAGAGAAGACCCTGTTCCGACGGCTGGCCGTGTTCGTCGGCGGCTGGACGCTGGAAGCAGCCGAGCAGGTGTGCGCCTTCGAAACCGAAGCCCTCGATGTCCTCGACCTCCTGTCCCACCTGGTGGACAAGTCGCTGGTTATCGCCGACGATGGCGCCGGGGCCGTCCGCTACCGCCTGTTGGAGACCACCCGCCAGTACGCGCTGGAAGTGTTGCTGGCGACGAACGAGACCGGAACGTGCCGCGACCAGCACCTGGGCTTCTTCCTGACCCTGGCCGAAGCCGCCGAGCCGGCCCTGCACGGCCCGCAGCAGGCGCAGTGGATGGCCCGGCTGGCCCGCGAGCACGACAACCTGGCGGCGGCGCTGGAATGGTCGTTGAGCGCAGAACCGCACTTCGGTCTGCGCATGGCCGGGGCGCTGACCGACTACTGGGATACGCATGGGCATCTGAGCGAAGGTCGCAAATGGCTGGAAGCAACGCTGGCCGCGACGGCCTCCCTGCCGCCCACCCTGGCGCGGGTCAAAGCGATCTTCGGTCTCGTGGTGCTGGCCTCGCGCCAGGGCGACATCCCTTTGTCACTCCGGCTCGTCGACGAAAGTCTGGCGCTGGCTCGCTCTTTGGGCGACAAAGCAGGGATTGCCAACGGCCTTCACATGCTGGGGATGGTCAAGATCTACTTCGAGAATGCCATCGACGAGGCCGAGAGGCTGTTTGGCGACGCCCTGGCTATCCGGCGGGAGATCGGAGACCGGCGCGGGATCGGCCAGGCGTTGGGGCCGCTGGCTTCCTGCGCGCTCAATCGTTACGATTACGCCCTGGCCGAGCAGTGGTATGCCGAGAGCCTGGCGCTTTTTCGGGAAGTTGGCGATGACAGGGAGGTGGCCGGGGCGCTGTGGAATCTGGCCGAGGTGGCCTGGTGGCGCCGCGATTACCGCGCCTCCCGCGCTCGCGCCGAAGACAGCCTGGCCGTGTATCGCACTCTGGAGGACACGCATGGCATCGCTACGGCCCTGCGCACCCTGAGCCAGGCCGCGGCCAACCAGGGCGAGAGGGCGCAGGCGCTGGATGCCGCCCGCCAGAGTGTGGCCGCCTTCCGCCATCTGGAGGATCGCAGCTGCCTGGGCCTGGCCCTGGCCGTGTTGGCGCGCCAACTGCTGGCGGTGGGTGATCTGCCCGCCGCCGAAGCCACCGCCCACGAAGCGGCGGCTACACTGACGGAGGTGGGCGACAAGATCGCGGCGGCGGGCGCCATGGATGTCTGGGGCCGGGTTGCTCTGAGGCGCGGCGATCTCGACGCCGCCCGCGGCCATTTCCAGGATGGGTTGGCCCTGCAACAAGAAGTCAACAACCGCCACTCCACCCCTTCCCTGCTGGAGGGGCTTGCTGCCTGGCATCTCGCCCACGCGCCTGCTCCCGGCGCCCTCCCTTCTGGCTCCGAGCCTGGCCCCTGGGCGGGGGAGGAGGAGGCCATTCGCCTGCTGGCCGAGGCCGAGGCCCTGCGCGCCTCGCTGCCCCTGGCGCGGGCGGAGGTCGAGCGGGTGGAGTTGTCAGCGGTCGCAGCTGTCGGAGCGCTCGCAGCGCTCCGACAGCTTTCCGCATGGAAAGCGTCGTAA
- a CDS encoding formylmethanofuran dehydrogenase, with the protein MQPILPHLLDISATRHSHLCPRQVLGVRIGLAGVSALTATSGKPLRLLVILETDGCFVDGVSAATGCALGKRSLRIEDYGKVAATFVDMTSEQAVRVAPRPDIRQRAHLYAPTETRHYFAQLHGYQVMPEDELLSLQPVRLTRSVAEIMSRAGVRVECAQCGEEIINERQVMVQGRALCRACAGGGYYV; encoded by the coding sequence ATGCAGCCGATTCTTCCCCATCTTCTGGACATTTCCGCCACCCGGCATAGCCATCTCTGCCCGCGACAGGTGTTGGGGGTGCGGATCGGGCTGGCGGGGGTTTCGGCCCTGACGGCGACGAGCGGCAAGCCATTGCGTCTGCTCGTCATCCTCGAAACCGACGGCTGCTTCGTCGATGGCGTCAGCGCCGCCACCGGCTGCGCCCTGGGCAAGCGGTCGTTGCGCATCGAGGACTATGGCAAGGTGGCCGCCACCTTCGTGGACATGACCAGCGAACAGGCGGTGCGGGTGGCCCCACGGCCTGATATTCGGCAGCGGGCGCATCTCTATGCACCCACCGAGACCCGGCACTACTTTGCCCAACTCCATGGCTACCAGGTCATGCCAGAAGACGAATTGCTCAGCCTTCAGCCCGTACGACTGACGCGGTCGGTGGCGGAGATCATGAGCCGGGCCGGGGTGAGGGTCGAGTGCGCCCAGTGCGGGGAGGAAATCATCAACGAGCGCCAGGTGATGGTGCAAGGACGCGCTCTTTGCCGTGCCTGCGCCGGGGGAGGATACTATGTCTGA
- the narI gene encoding respiratory nitrate reductase subunit gamma, with product MFNMVLFVVFPYVAVIVAIVFGISRYRNNRFSYSSLSSQFLENRTLFWGSVPWHYGIIILLTAHLLPLLFPSLWSDLLADRIRLYILEVAGLALALMTVLGMLLLVVRRLRSQRVLAVTTPADWLLLVTLLTQVAIGFWIALFYRWGSGWYLHTSVPWLLSLLVFQPQIQYVTALPWLVQFHLLTGFFIILLFPFTRLVHIVTYPLTYLWRPIQVVIWNRRPPPEVRDQGLR from the coding sequence ATGTTCAACATGGTCTTGTTTGTAGTCTTTCCCTACGTGGCAGTGATCGTCGCCATCGTTTTCGGCATCTCCCGCTATCGTAACAACCGTTTTTCCTACTCCAGCCTCTCCTCGCAGTTCCTGGAGAACCGGACCTTGTTCTGGGGGTCGGTGCCCTGGCACTACGGCATCATCATCCTGCTCACCGCCCATCTGCTGCCCCTGCTCTTTCCTTCGCTCTGGAGCGATCTCCTCGCTGACCGCATTCGTCTCTACATTCTGGAGGTGGCCGGGCTGGCGCTGGCCTTGATGACGGTGTTGGGCATGCTGTTGCTGGTCGTGCGGCGGCTGCGCAGCCAGCGCGTACTGGCCGTCACCACGCCGGCGGACTGGTTGCTGCTGGTCACGTTGCTGACGCAGGTGGCGATCGGCTTCTGGATTGCGCTGTTCTATCGCTGGGGGTCGGGCTGGTATCTGCATACTTCGGTGCCGTGGCTGCTGTCGCTGCTGGTTTTCCAGCCGCAGATCCAATATGTCACCGCCCTGCCCTGGCTGGTACAATTCCACCTCCTGACCGGTTTCTTCATCATCTTGCTCTTCCCCTTCACGCGGCTGGTGCATATCGTGACCTATCCCCTCACTTATCTGTGGCGGCCGATCCAGGTGGTGATCTGGAACCGGCGGCCGCCGCCGGAAGTACGGGATCAGGGTCTGCGATGA
- a CDS encoding molecular chaperone TorD family protein — translation MYYDMRPGQVLHLFAQLLDYPRGDLRGVAAQGAALAADRSPTAAATLREFESFVSRTPLTRLEELYTSVFELDATCHPYIGYHLFGESYKRSSFLLGLKDRYRPYNVDCGVELPDHLAVILCYLAVHENWEECQEIITEGLHPALHQMLHNHEDDPPDPAIPKQTPPGEEYRQLLQALYEVLLTMAPDLALPVASHPVNFLFAAPCH, via the coding sequence ATGTACTACGACATGAGACCGGGACAGGTGTTGCATCTGTTCGCCCAACTGCTGGATTATCCGCGGGGGGATCTGCGGGGGGTGGCGGCGCAGGGCGCGGCCCTGGCGGCCGACCGCAGCCCCACCGCCGCCGCCACCCTGCGCGAGTTCGAATCTTTCGTTTCCCGCACCCCCCTCACCCGGCTGGAAGAGCTTTATACCAGCGTCTTCGAGCTGGACGCCACCTGCCATCCCTATATTGGTTACCATCTCTTTGGCGAATCCTATAAACGCAGCAGCTTTTTGCTAGGGCTGAAGGATCGCTACCGGCCCTACAATGTCGATTGCGGCGTGGAACTGCCCGACCATCTGGCCGTGATCCTGTGCTATCTGGCCGTGCACGAGAACTGGGAGGAGTGCCAGGAGATCATCACCGAGGGGCTGCACCCGGCCCTGCACCAGATGCTGCACAACCATGAGGATGATCCGCCCGACCCCGCCATCCCCAAGCAGACGCCCCCCGGAGAGGAGTACCGGCAGCTATTGCAGGCCCTGTACGAGGTGCTGCTGACCATGGCCCCCGATCTCGCCCTCCCCGTGGCCTCGCACCCGGTCAACTTCCTCTTCGCCGCGCCCTGTCATTGA
- the narH gene encoding nitrate reductase subunit beta: MDIRAQVSMVFHLDKCIGCHTCSIACKNIWTDRKGAEYMWWNNVETKPGTGYPTTWEDQEKYKGGWEPQNGKGSDIRLKLHSRLGGLGNIFFNPYLPTVDDYYEPWTYDYEHLFNAPEGDDQPTARAISLITGKPMEIEAGPNWDDDYGGSPVYAANDPNLEALTEEEREQLGEMERVVFFYLPRICNHCLNPGCVAACPAGAVYKRGEDGIVLLSQEKCRAWRMCVSGCPYKKTYFNWSTGKSEKCILCYPRLESGQAPACFHSCVGRIRYLGVLLYDADRLKEAASAPAADLVHEQRSLIQNPHHPLVIESARANGISEAMITAAQNSPVYKFVKQWKLALPLHAEFRTLPMLFYVPPMLPVLAKIKDGVYENADAASASLAPLLSSLEQARMPIRYMASLFSAGNVDVVEDAYRKLIAVRIYMRAKMVGDVSAAEVEEALRVGGTNAEEVEAIFHLTARPTFEERFVVPPLAREVAIEQTLDPFTQKREGGFGFRRAPARGA, from the coding sequence ATGGATATCAGAGCGCAAGTATCGATGGTCTTTCATCTCGACAAGTGTATCGGTTGCCACACGTGCAGCATCGCCTGCAAGAATATCTGGACCGACCGCAAGGGTGCGGAGTATATGTGGTGGAACAATGTCGAGACCAAGCCGGGCACCGGCTATCCCACCACCTGGGAGGACCAGGAGAAGTACAAGGGCGGCTGGGAGCCGCAGAACGGCAAGGGCAGCGACATCCGCTTGAAGCTGCACAGCCGGCTGGGCGGGCTGGGCAATATCTTCTTCAACCCCTACCTGCCGACGGTGGATGACTATTACGAGCCGTGGACCTACGATTACGAGCATCTTTTCAATGCGCCGGAGGGCGATGACCAGCCCACGGCCCGGGCCATCTCGCTGATCACCGGCAAGCCCATGGAGATCGAGGCCGGCCCGAACTGGGACGACGACTACGGCGGCTCCCCGGTCTATGCGGCCAACGACCCCAACCTGGAGGCGCTGACCGAGGAGGAGCGGGAGCAGCTGGGCGAGATGGAGCGGGTGGTCTTCTTCTACCTGCCGCGCATCTGCAACCACTGCCTCAACCCTGGCTGTGTGGCTGCCTGCCCGGCCGGCGCAGTCTACAAGCGGGGCGAGGATGGCATCGTCCTCCTCAGCCAGGAGAAATGCCGGGCCTGGCGCATGTGCGTGTCGGGCTGCCCTTACAAGAAGACCTATTTCAACTGGTCCACAGGCAAATCCGAGAAGTGCATCCTCTGCTATCCCCGCCTGGAGAGCGGCCAGGCCCCGGCCTGCTTCCACTCTTGCGTGGGCCGCATCCGCTACCTGGGGGTGTTGCTCTACGACGCCGACCGTCTGAAGGAGGCGGCCTCGGCCCCCGCCGCCGACCTGGTGCACGAACAGCGGTCGCTGATCCAAAATCCTCACCATCCGCTGGTGATCGAGTCAGCGCGGGCCAACGGCATCTCCGAGGCGATGATCACCGCAGCGCAAAATTCGCCCGTGTACAAGTTCGTCAAGCAGTGGAAGCTGGCCCTGCCCCTGCACGCCGAGTTTCGCACCCTGCCCATGCTCTTCTACGTGCCGCCGATGTTGCCGGTGCTGGCCAAGATCAAGGATGGCGTGTATGAGAACGCCGACGCCGCCAGCGCCAGCCTGGCGCCGCTGCTCAGCTCGCTGGAACAGGCGCGCATGCCCATCCGCTACATGGCCAGCCTCTTCTCGGCCGGCAATGTCGATGTGGTCGAGGACGCGTATCGCAAGCTGATCGCGGTGCGCATCTACATGCGGGCCAAGATGGTGGGCGATGTCTCGGCGGCGGAGGTGGAGGAGGCGCTGCGAGTCGGCGGCACGAACGCAGAAGAGGTGGAGGCCATCTTCCATCTCACCGCCCGCCCCACCTTCGAGGAGCGTTTCGTGGTGCCGCCCCTGGCGCGCGAGGTGGCCATCGAGCAGACCCTGGATCCCTTCACCCAAAAGCGCGAAGGCGGCTTCGGCTTCCGCCGCGCCCCCGCCCGCGGAGCCTGA
- a CDS encoding nitrate reductase subunit alpha, which translates to MGWIQDLIKPQARQWEEFYRNRWQHDNIIRSTHGVNCTGGCSWQIYVKDGVITWEMQQVDYPLLEPHLPPYEPRGCQRGISASWYVYSPIRVKYPYARGPLIDLWRQARKQHENPVDAWASIVEDEAKRTRFQKARGKGGFRRVTWDEVLELIAASCLYTAKKYGPDRVFGFSPIPAMSYLSYGAGSRFLQLFGGVNMSFYDWYADLPNAFPEIWGDQTDVCESADWYNAKYIVAMGSNPNMTRTPDVHFIAEARHEGAKFVVIAPDLSQVAKYSDWWIPVKPGTDTALWMAVNHVILQEYYVQRQVPYFVDYVTRYTDGPFLVELHENEDGSYQAGQLLRANRLAKYAGEENGDWKLLMIDEGSGQPKMPMGTVGFRWQTQKGQWNLKLEDGQDGSPISPTLSFFDQHDDVLPVAYHEFAENQTLRRGVPVRYIETSEGRVAVATAFDLLMAQFGVGRGLSGDYATSYDDLHPYTPAWQEQYTGIGRDTVIRLAREFAGTAEATQGRSMVIVGASINHWYNNNLAYRAPITALILCGCCGKNGGGMNHYVGQEKLTLVAPWSSFAFANDWGVVPRRQQSPTWHYVNSDQWRYEGDFTDYAPVPPQTKWAKGHAMDLETMAVRLGWMPYYPQFNRNPLQVMAEADAAGAKTGEQVAQWTAQQLQDGKLDFAVHDPDAEENWPRVWFIWRGNAMASSAKGAEFFQRHYLGTHDNIVAEEHAKGKVKSVTFREPAPRGKFDLVVDLNFRMDSSALYSDIVLPAAFWYEKNDLNTTDLHSFVHPLGQAVPPVWEAKTDYEIFKAFAKAVSEMAPRVFPQPVRDLVAAPLMHDTSDELAQTEPLDWAAGECDPIPGKTMPHFRVVERDYVNLYNKFISLGPVAREKGFSGNGVHIPAKVQYDELLRNPVGGSPDPRHLRCVQWNGHKYPSLEDALDAANALLHLAPETNGAVAYASFQHEEEVTGVPLVDLAEGVRDVRMTFHDLTRQVRRTLISPCWTGNVNDGRAYAAWCLNVERLIPWRTLTGRQQFYVDHLYYLDFGEHLPTFKPRLNPRLTGDIVNSPVDDSCLVLNYITPHGKWNIHSTYKDNHRMLTLSRGMDPIWINDKDAEKIGLNDNDWVEVYNDNGVVVTRANVSARVQSGMCLYYHAVERTIYIPKSQVRGGRRAGGHNSLTRTRINPLQLAGGYAQFTYAFNYWGPIGIFTRDTYCVVKKLEKVEW; encoded by the coding sequence ATGGGCTGGATTCAGGACCTGATCAAACCACAAGCTCGCCAGTGGGAGGAGTTCTATCGCAACCGCTGGCAGCACGACAACATCATCCGCTCGACCCACGGCGTCAACTGCACCGGCGGTTGTTCCTGGCAGATCTACGTCAAAGATGGCGTCATCACCTGGGAAATGCAGCAGGTCGATTACCCGCTGCTGGAGCCGCACCTGCCGCCCTACGAGCCGCGCGGCTGTCAGCGCGGCATCTCGGCCTCCTGGTATGTCTACAGCCCCATCCGCGTCAAATATCCCTACGCCCGCGGCCCGCTGATCGACCTCTGGCGGCAGGCTAGGAAGCAGCACGAGAACCCGGTCGATGCCTGGGCCTCGATTGTCGAGGACGAGGCCAAACGCACGCGCTTCCAGAAGGCGCGCGGCAAGGGCGGCTTCCGCCGGGTGACATGGGACGAGGTGCTGGAATTGATCGCCGCCTCCTGCCTCTACACGGCCAAGAAATATGGGCCAGACCGGGTCTTCGGCTTCTCGCCCATCCCGGCCATGTCCTATCTCTCCTACGGGGCCGGCTCCCGCTTCTTGCAGCTGTTCGGCGGCGTCAACATGAGCTTCTACGACTGGTACGCCGACCTGCCCAACGCCTTCCCCGAGATCTGGGGCGACCAGACCGATGTCTGCGAGAGCGCCGACTGGTACAACGCCAAGTACATCGTCGCCATGGGTTCCAATCCCAACATGACCCGCACGCCCGATGTGCATTTCATCGCCGAAGCGCGACACGAAGGCGCCAAGTTCGTCGTCATCGCCCCCGACCTTAGCCAGGTGGCCAAATACTCCGATTGGTGGATCCCGGTCAAGCCAGGCACCGACACGGCGCTGTGGATGGCGGTCAATCACGTCATCTTGCAGGAATACTACGTCCAGCGGCAGGTGCCCTATTTCGTCGATTACGTCACCCGCTACACCGATGGCCCCTTCCTGGTGGAACTGCACGAAAACGAAGATGGCAGTTATCAGGCCGGGCAACTGCTGCGGGCCAACCGTCTGGCTAAATACGCGGGCGAAGAGAACGGCGACTGGAAGCTGCTGATGATCGACGAGGGCAGCGGCCAGCCCAAGATGCCCATGGGCACGGTCGGCTTCCGTTGGCAGACGCAGAAGGGGCAGTGGAATCTCAAACTGGAGGACGGTCAGGATGGCAGCCCGATCAGCCCCACCCTGTCCTTCTTCGACCAGCACGATGACGTCCTGCCGGTGGCCTACCACGAGTTCGCCGAGAACCAGACCCTGCGCCGCGGGGTGCCGGTGCGCTACATCGAGACCAGCGAGGGCCGCGTGGCGGTGGCCACGGCCTTCGACCTGCTGATGGCGCAGTTCGGCGTCGGGCGGGGGCTGTCGGGCGACTATGCCACGAGCTACGACGACCTCCATCCCTACACCCCCGCCTGGCAGGAGCAGTACACCGGCATCGGCCGCGACACCGTCATCCGCCTGGCGCGGGAATTCGCCGGCACGGCCGAGGCCACCCAGGGCCGCTCGATGGTCATCGTTGGGGCCAGCATCAATCACTGGTACAACAACAACCTGGCCTACCGCGCTCCCATCACCGCCCTCATCCTCTGCGGCTGCTGCGGCAAAAACGGCGGCGGCATGAACCATTATGTCGGCCAGGAAAAGCTGACGCTGGTGGCGCCGTGGAGCAGCTTCGCCTTCGCCAACGACTGGGGCGTTGTCCCCCGCCGCCAGCAATCTCCCACCTGGCACTATGTGAACAGCGACCAATGGCGCTACGAGGGCGATTTCACCGACTACGCGCCGGTGCCGCCCCAAACCAAGTGGGCCAAAGGCCACGCCATGGATCTGGAGACGATGGCCGTGCGCCTGGGCTGGATGCCCTATTACCCGCAGTTCAACCGCAACCCCTTGCAGGTGATGGCCGAGGCCGACGCCGCCGGGGCCAAGACCGGCGAGCAAGTGGCGCAATGGACGGCGCAGCAACTGCAGGATGGCAAGCTGGACTTCGCCGTCCACGACCCCGATGCCGAGGAGAACTGGCCGCGGGTGTGGTTCATCTGGCGGGGCAACGCCATGGCCTCCAGCGCCAAGGGGGCGGAGTTCTTCCAGCGGCACTACCTGGGCACGCACGACAACATCGTGGCCGAGGAGCACGCCAAGGGCAAGGTCAAGAGCGTTACCTTCCGCGAGCCGGCCCCGCGTGGCAAGTTCGATCTGGTCGTGGACCTCAACTTCCGCATGGATTCCTCGGCCCTCTACTCCGACATCGTCCTCCCCGCCGCCTTCTGGTACGAGAAGAACGACCTCAACACCACCGACCTGCACTCGTTCGTGCATCCGCTGGGCCAGGCGGTGCCGCCGGTGTGGGAGGCCAAGACCGATTACGAGATCTTCAAGGCCTTTGCCAAAGCCGTGAGTGAGATGGCGCCGCGCGTCTTCCCGCAGCCGGTGCGCGACCTGGTGGCCGCGCCCTTGATGCACGACACCTCCGACGAGCTAGCGCAGACCGAGCCGCTGGATTGGGCCGCGGGCGAATGCGACCCTATCCCCGGCAAGACCATGCCCCATTTCCGGGTGGTGGAGCGGGATTACGTCAATCTGTACAACAAGTTCATCTCGCTCGGCCCCGTCGCCCGCGAGAAGGGCTTCAGCGGCAACGGCGTCCATATTCCGGCCAAAGTTCAGTACGATGAGCTATTGCGCAACCCCGTCGGCGGCTCGCCCGATCCCCGCCACCTGCGCTGCGTGCAGTGGAACGGCCACAAATACCCCAGCCTGGAGGACGCGCTGGACGCAGCCAATGCCTTGCTGCATCTGGCCCCGGAGACCAACGGCGCTGTGGCCTACGCCTCCTTCCAGCACGAGGAGGAGGTGACGGGCGTGCCCCTGGTCGATCTGGCCGAGGGTGTGCGCGACGTGCGCATGACCTTCCACGACCTCACCCGGCAGGTGCGGCGCACCCTGATCAGCCCCTGCTGGACGGGGAATGTCAACGATGGCCGCGCCTACGCCGCCTGGTGCCTGAATGTGGAGCGGTTGATCCCCTGGCGCACCCTCACCGGCCGCCAGCAGTTCTATGTCGATCACCTCTACTACCTCGACTTTGGCGAGCATCTGCCCACCTTCAAGCCCAGGCTCAACCCCCGACTGACCGGCGACATCGTCAACAGCCCGGTGGACGATAGCTGCCTGGTGCTCAACTACATCACGCCGCATGGCAAGTGGAACATCCACTCGACGTACAAGGATAATCACCGCATGCTCACCCTCTCGCGCGGCATGGATCCGATCTGGATCAACGACAAGGACGCGGAGAAGATCGGGTTGAACGACAACGATTGGGTGGAGGTGTACAACGACAACGGCGTGGTGGTGACGCGAGCCAACGTCAGCGCCCGCGTGCAGTCGGGGATGTGTCTGTACTATCACGCCGTCGAGCGCACGATCTACATCCCCAAATCGCAGGTGCGCGGGGGACGCCGCGCCGGCGGTCACAACAGCCTCACCCGCACCCGCATCAATCCGCTGCAACTGGCGGGCGGCTATGCCCAGTTCACCTACGCCTTCAATTACTGGGGGCCGATCGGCATCTTCACCCGCGACACCTACTGCGTGGTCAAGAAATTGGAGAAGGTAGAGTGGTAA